One window of Triticum dicoccoides isolate Atlit2015 ecotype Zavitan chromosome 5A, WEW_v2.0, whole genome shotgun sequence genomic DNA carries:
- the LOC119297188 gene encoding calmodulin-binding protein 25-like produces MLTAMQHMDSSAYASSPSASPWQQLLTAQRGHLLPYDYEGLTSVPAAAHAPAAHQQHRPARRVARRRPRPSRRLPTTYISADPAEFRRMVHQVTGADELLLPPVQQQAEGPLLPKLAARAAPSSAGGALLLPTLDTSSFLLGGCRARPSTARTGAMPAPTTPDGSLPLDSTSGGSSSCGFPTLESWDLL; encoded by the coding sequence atgctcaccgccatgcagcaCATGGACTCCTCCGCCTACGCATCCTCGCCCTCGGCGTCGCCGTGGCAGCAGCTCCTCACGGCCCAACGCGGCCACCTGTTGCCCTACGACTACGAGGGTCTCACGTCCGTCCCCGCCGCGGCGCACGCGCCGGCGGCGCACCAGCAGCACAGACCCGCGCGCCGCGTCGCCAGGCGGCGGCCGCGCCCGTCGCGGCGGCTGCCCACGACCTACATCagcgccgaccccgcggagttccgccGCATGGTGCACCAGGTCACGGGCGCCGACGAACTCCTCCTCCCGCCGGTCCAGCAGCAGGCGGAGGGGCCCCTCCTCCCCAAGCTCGCCGCCCGCGCAGCGCCTTCGTCGGCCGGCGGGGCACTGCTGCTGCCGACGCTGGACACGTCGTCGTTCCTGCTCGGCGGGTGCAGGGCGAGGCCGTCCACCGCGCGGACGGGTGCGATGCCAGCGCCGACGACTCCCGACGGGTCGCTCCCGCTGGACAGCACTAGCGGCGGCAGCAGTAGCTGTGGTTTCCCGACCTTAGAGTCGTGGGATCTTCTCTGA